The Coturnix japonica isolate 7356 chromosome 6, Coturnix japonica 2.1, whole genome shotgun sequence genomic sequence ATCTTCCCCTCTGTTTAAAAGCAAGAATGATGGACAAGTATGGGTGGTTTAGTGTGAAATTGGTGAGTGTTCAACTGGAGAGAGGGACATCCCTGTTGATTGGGATCTTCAAGACTTAGAGAAGGTATGGTCTCAGATCATGACAGCTGAGGAGCTATCATGACACAAAGGATGTGACTTACTAAAATCACTTGGATTTAATTAATTCATTGGGAAAATGCATGGgaatagcagaaaaaatattgccATACCTTCAACAGTGTGTCTGGTAAAAATGCAAGCTTTAACACAGGGCCTTTAACATGATGAAAGGTGTAAAGAGGAGCCAAAGCAAAGAACAGGTTGATTTTCTCAGCCAGGTGTGGCATGCTCGAAAATGCTATGAAAcctgagaaacagcaagaaatcaTAACAATAACCCCAGCAGCAACAGTGATGCCatatatttcatgtatttcatatATATGCCTGGTCTGACTGAGGAGATCTCTGACCTGGGACCTTGTTGAAAatcctccttcccttcccttcccttcccttcccttcccttcccttcccttcccttccctttccctatcccattcccttcccttcccttcccttcccttcccttcccttcccttcccttccctttcctctctgaaCAAATGAACTTCTGCtggaagagaaggggaagaggagcATATCTAAAGCTTGAATAAGGCATAACATGTAGTAAACCCTTTGCACATCCAGCTCCTTGTTCCCACTCACCCAGAGAGTTGCCCTGAGCATGGCCGATGTAGAATAGCTTCTCCTGCCCTGTATGCTGCAGGATGAAGTTCACCATGGCTGGGACGTCATACACAGCCATCTCATGGAagctggaaagcaaaaggagatCTGGAGAGGATGCCCATTTCCCCCTCTCCAGTTGCCTGCAACCTCCCAGGGGTTTGGGGTGGGTAAAACCAGCAGCCCTGTTTCCTGGCCCTACCCTCATGCTCTTCCTCACCTGAAGTCCCAAAACTCCTCCTGGTCAACAGAGAGGTTCAGGTGTTTCTGGGACCAGCTGTTTCCCCGGCAGTTTCCGATCCATACATCATACCCTTTATCTGCCAGGATGAAGCCCAGGCTGCTATCAGGGAGATTGTCCACCCAGTCACCACCATCTAAGCTGAACCCATGCACTATCAGCACAGGCGACCTGGATCCTGAATGAGAAGAAATCAGATACTTCACACAAGAAAACTCCTTCctagatgaaaagaaaatatcctcATGAATCTCAGTGAATATTTGAGATCTCTGGCTCTGAGACATCAGGAAACCCTGATCCAGGGCTGAGGGTTTGCCCCAGGGAATTATGCTTTGCACAACTTTCCTCCTGTATGTAGTCTTGTCTCTGAACAGGTTGATAACTGTGCTGCTTGCTTGGTGAAATCAACCTCACCTGAGTCCCCAGTGTTGCCTCTGCCATGGGGAATCCTGTTCACACTAAGGATATAGCCATCGTCAGTCAGCACATCATACTCCTCACTGGGGTACCCTTGGAAGCGGATCTTCTCACTCTGCAGGGACAGGAAGGCAGTGGAAGAGGCAATTTTGTCATGGTTtgatgatttttggttactggtatcCCACACgataacatcatgtagtgcactcggagttaaagtgttaatgttCCAGTTCCGGGTACCtgcccagaagagaagaagaactgcATTCCCCAggggctttgtggtcagagaggagatagaactcctggcaaAGTCACCTGATgggattttttctctttgtcgCTCTTCTTCTTTgcctctcctggctgctgcctgtcctgacTGTGCACATCAATTCAGTATGACTATAaagcctacagctttcagatactctctcattatatttgatttattagcttcagttctaattatattgtgttatagtgtgttatcttgcattccgataccatatttagtaaattagtttgtttctcctcaggtCGTTAccgctgtttttaattattttggggtcccccgtttcccttttctggaggcgtggattttgcaaaatccctccaCCCCAGTGGAGGACAGGGTACCTTGGGGAGGACTCTTTCCTGAGCTACTTACAATGTTCATGAACTGCTCGGGGTTTTCATGGCTCAGTTCTCCATGTGGGTTGGCATCAGCCAGCTCCTGGGCCAGGCCCAGAGCCACCAAGAGCAGCCACATCTCTTTGTCACACCTAGGGGACAATGGGACTGATGTGAACAAGCTGGAACACGAGGGACACCAACACTGCCTGTGTGCCCCCAAGGGATGAGGGGGACACATGTGTTGTGAGGCCACAGGGAGTAGatcagtcatagaatcatagaatcaccaaggctggaaaagacctaaaagtcatccagtccaaccgttcacctattaccaatagctcccactaaaccatatccctcagcacagcatccaattgttccttgaacacccccagtgttggtgactccaccaccaacCTGGACAGTACCCagctttgtgtttgtgcaggTGTATCAGTGTCTCAGTGTTGCTTCTCACCAAAACCCAAGTTTCAAAGCTTCCCAGTCCAGGCCCTGTCTAGGGGGTGTCAAAGACAGATGATATTACTGTAATAGGTGCCTCAGGAAGCAGCATGGGTCACATGGAGAGAGAAATCTGGCCTGCATAGGAATTAGCAGTTGTCAGACAAGTCCTCCCTCCGCAGGTTATAACAATAGTCTTCTCAGCCCTATTGTACTGTTGCAAAACTCACCCAGGTTTTCATTCCAATTGTGTTTCCCTGCTGCACACCCTACTTATgaaacagcttttttcctttgttgggGTAGGCAATACTGTTTGTATTCAACTTTTTGTAgcattttcttataaaaatagTGAGATGTGGCAGTGAATGAGAAGCAGTGCTTCATCCTTGTCCATTGAGTCTGAAGCACTGCAACATCCTCCGACGTACCTTTAAATGATGATTGTTTTGTAGCCATTGACATTAAGATGGCATAATCCACATCTCCTCATGCAAGACATCTAAGTTCCATCAGTAGTCCTGGAACATTCCCCAGGTACATGGTGCATTCCAGGGCATCCCCTCCTCCCACCAGCAGAGCACTCCCATCAGATCCCATTTCAACTTCTCTAGACATTCTGCAGCAACTTTTATAACACCCCTGAGCTCAGATCCCAAGTATTGTGCGTCCCTTAACCCAGCTGTGGGTCTTGCCAGTGTTTACCCCCCAGCACTAAATGAAAGAGTCTACTAGAAAACACCAAGAGCTCACACATTTGACAAAAGCCCAGCAGTGCCTTCCTCAGGGGAGAGACATGAGCAGGATCCAACGAAGCCAAAGCTATCAATGCAGAGACACACACATGCTCACAGAAAGGACAGAGAATCAGAGAAATGCCCAACCAGAGCCATGAGGTTCGTGTTACTCCCTAAGCTCTACTGCAATAGAGCTGGTGCTCACAAAATCCACATTGCTCAGATGCAGAACTGCAAAGCAGACTCTCTAGAAGAAACTATTACAGAGACCAAATGCTCAAGTTCTCAATGCGTGTCTctagaagcagaaatgaatagCTGGAGTAACAAAGAACACCTTGTGACTCTGCTGGGAACAGTTCTTTCAGTGACAGCATGAACTAGAAGGAAAGTATGAGTTACAGCTCAACCTGACCTTCTGCTCCAGGCCCGTCCGTGCAGTTGGGAAGGACAATGACACCAAGTGAGCTGGTTACCTTGGCTTATAAAGGGACACACAGAGGCTGAGGTTTGTCCATCAAGGACACAAAACCTGACCTGCCTGCAATCACACTGCCTGCTCTTCCTCTCCAGGATAATTCAGGGAGGGTGTCCTGAACCTCAAGGAGGGCAAGAGCAAAGCACCACATCTTGAAAGGAGATAATGAGTTGCTGGGTAACAAGTGCGTCATCCAGAACATCCACATCTTGTGGCATCCAGTAACTGGCAACTGCATTTTTTGGTATACCTCTGCAAATGGATTCCAGCCTCCTCAACTGTAATCTGAATGGCAACGTGTTTTGGTGTTGCTACACAGGACACTGTCTGCTCATGTGTATCTTCCTTGCCTTTAAAACCCCTTGGCAATGTTTGCCAACAGTGAATGCCAGCAGCAGGCAAAGGGTGACAACACTGCCCATAGAAGGTTATACATCTTTGCCTAGGTTAAAAGGGAAGAGGCTTACCCAGCAAAGGATGAATACATAATGTTGACAGCCTGACTTTTATTGGCATGGCAATCCAGAGGATTGTAAATGTATGCTGGCATGACCATCAGCTCTCTGTTATGGCTCTGCAGATCCCTACAATTAGATGTCTTCCAGGCCTACCATTTCTCCTACCAGAATGTAATTGGTGGCTGGAAGGAAACTCTGGGATCTCCAGCCCATCTTCCTGCTTGCAGCtatggctgcagagcagcaaatcCAGGGGAATGAAACTAAGCAGAAACACCAACTTGGTGTAGTCATCCCTGAGCAAGCAGTTAATGCATTAAGACTCCTAAAGTGAAACACTCGTGTGAAAGAGCAGGATGTGGCACTAGTAAGAATTCTGTTTAATTACAGGTCCTTTTCCCCACAGTCAACAGAGTTCCGGGAGGAAGTGGGTTGGTTTTGTAACACGTGGTGTTTCTTGGAGCACAAATGTCAGGACTCAAACCAGGGATGGCAGAAGTCGAAGCAATCTGAACAGCAGTTTATTTACCTGCAACCTTGTTTTGTAGTCTTTTTCCAAACTCTGTTACAGTGGTTTGTGTAAACCAGCATGTATCTCCAGTGCTACTGGTGGTCTCTGCTTTGAGACTAGCTAGAGACCTACAGGGGTCTGCCCAAAAGATTACTGTGGATGTTTCAGGTCATTCAAAAGTGGTGATTATTCCTCACAGCTACAGATGTTGTGGGCTACAGATGTGGGTGACCAGTTTCGAGATGTACCCAACAGGGTCCACGTTAGGTGAGATCCTCTCTCAAGTGCTTTCACAGCACCCCCTGCTGTCCGGAACATTCCTTTTCCTTAGAACATAGAATCATATGAttctttattgttgttttggACAGGTAAGAGAAATATAACATTTATCCAgtaacaaatgcaaacaacaggaaaagtaaggattattattatttttttttaattattatttattttatttttaggagaaaggagaagacaagaataaaaatatcaacCAGTGTGTCAGGTGAAAGCTGCAGTTGTTAGATAGAAACCCCTTCTGCAAGGCTATGGATGAATGGGTACACAAACACAACCCAGACGTTCCAtccactgcaggctgcagcatgCACAGGTCTTATTTCAGCAGATGGCAGATAAGCCTCTGAGCAAGCTGATGCTGATGCTTCAGAAGATCCCTGTAGTTGATTTTATGGCCTTAAGAGCACATGCAATAATTCTTGACTTGTTGGGGTCACTCTGGAGGCTTTCCAATCCAATGCTATCAGTGCTTAAGGGGGGGCAGGTATTATCTGTGGGGCtacagtgctggcagcagtgagATATGGCTCAGGATTGAGGTGGGACCAGGAGAGGCCATATTTAGGTCAGGAGTGT encodes the following:
- the LOC107315613 gene encoding lipase member M-like, translating into MWLLLVALGLAQELADANPHGELSHENPEQFMNISEKIRFQGYPSEEYDVLTDDGYILSVNRIPHGRGNTGDSGSRSPVLIVHGFSLDGGDWVDNLPDSSLGFILADKGYDVWIGNCRGNSWSQKHLNLSVDQEEFWDFSFHEMAVYDVPAMVNFILQHTGQEKLFYIGHAQGNSLGFIAFSSMPHLAEKINLFFALAPLYTFHHVKGPVLKLAFLPDTLLKIIFGTKQLTLVGRNERAILAKTCSNTLIAEVCENEIFLIGGYNKNLNVSRLDVYLAHFPDYTSVKTLLHWGQTAKTGEFKQFDYGEKNQEKYNQTTPPFYKIEDMTVPTALWSGGQDWVNPPPETQRLLPRITNIIHHEHFPDWNHFDHHWGKDAPQRMYGQIVNLMDKN